The Zingiber officinale cultivar Zhangliang chromosome 10A, Zo_v1.1, whole genome shotgun sequence genome contains a region encoding:
- the LOC122027448 gene encoding myb-related protein 2-like isoform X3, whose translation MCIGLPETKATIDKKMYHQGHNNVVSSREAFPPERHLLLQQWGSIPDESGLVLSTDAKPRLKWRPELHDKFIEAVNQLGGADKATPKAVMRLMGIPGLTLYHLKSHLQKYRLSKNLQPQANMGSTKNGRAILEA comes from the exons ATGTGCATAGGATTACCTGAAACAAAGGCAACAATAGATAAg AAGATGTATCATCAAGGCCACAACAACGTCGTTTCTTCTAGGGAAGCATTTCCTCCAGAGAGGCATTTGTTATTGCAACAATGGGGGAGCATTCCAGACGAATCGGGACTAGTGCTATCAACTGATGCAAAGCCAAGGTTGAAGTGGAGACCTGAACTCCATGATAAATTCATAGAAGCAGTTAATCAACTTGGCGGAGCAGACA AGGCAACACCAAAAGCAGTCATGAGACTCATGGGCATTCCTGGACTGACACTGTATCACCTAAAAAGCCATCTTCAG AAGTACAGACTTAGCAAAAATCTTCAACCTCAAGCAAACATGGGAAGTACTAAGAATG GTCGGGCAATTCTcgaggcttga
- the LOC122027448 gene encoding myb-related protein 2-like isoform X2: protein MCIGLPETKATIDKKMYHQGHNNVVSSREAFPPERHLLLQQWGSIPDESGLVLSTDAKPRLKWRPELHDKFIEAVNQLGGADKATPKAVMRLMGIPGLTLYHLKSHLQKYRLSKNLQPQANMGSTKNEYELLVSIEDITPFYELEPISTNCLVAYMWSGNSRGLSFFDARSELC from the exons ATGTGCATAGGATTACCTGAAACAAAGGCAACAATAGATAAg AAGATGTATCATCAAGGCCACAACAACGTCGTTTCTTCTAGGGAAGCATTTCCTCCAGAGAGGCATTTGTTATTGCAACAATGGGGGAGCATTCCAGACGAATCGGGACTAGTGCTATCAACTGATGCAAAGCCAAGGTTGAAGTGGAGACCTGAACTCCATGATAAATTCATAGAAGCAGTTAATCAACTTGGCGGAGCAGACA AGGCAACACCAAAAGCAGTCATGAGACTCATGGGCATTCCTGGACTGACACTGTATCACCTAAAAAGCCATCTTCAG AAGTACAGACTTAGCAAAAATCTTCAACCTCAAGCAAACATGGGAAGTACTAAGAATG AGTACGAACTGCTAGTGAGCATTGAAGACATCACACCTTTTTATGAGTTGGAGCCAATATCTACTAATTGTCTGGTTGCTTACATGTG GTCGGGCAATTCTcgaggcttgagtttttttgatgcaagaagtgaactttgttag
- the LOC122026703 gene encoding uncharacterized protein At4g15970-like has protein sequence MAAMGVVALSVTLLYRATAPVVFISSTSRRVDFIHAYPVFPKQQLAASVPPTSLYPPPELQYELASPAPAVLRDATESQEMRLERVLKAAATADNAVIITSLNVFWSTPGSVLDVFLESFRIRNRTRELLNHLVIIAVDDKAYARCIVVHQHCLDFKFEGVDFSAEKVFNSPEYLDMMWARLDFLRLVLEKGFDFVFSVSSTTSPSTDPTISGNF, from the exons ATGGCGGCGATGG GGGTTGTCGCCCTTTCGGTCACCCTCCTCTACCGTGCCACCGCGCCTGTGGTTTTCATTTCCTCGACCTCCCGTCGAGTCGATTTCATCCATGCTTATCCTGTCTTCCCGAAGCAGCAGCTGGCGGCTTCCGTTCCGCCAACGAGTTTATATCCCCCGCCGGAGCTGCAGTATGAACTGGCGAGCCCTGCTCCTGCTGTTCTACGGGATGCGACA GAAAGCCAGGAAATGAGGTTGGAGAGGGTCCTGAAAGCGGCTGCTACCGCGGACAATGCGGTGATAATAACCTCCTTGAATGTGTTCTGGTCCACGCCCGGATCTGTACTGGACGTGTTCCTGGAGAGCTTCCGCATCAGGAACAGGACAAGAGAGCTGCTGAACCACCTGGTCATCATCGCCGTGGACGACAAGGCATATGCGCGGTGCATCGTCGTGCACCAACACTGCTTAGACTTCAAGTTCGAGGGGGTAGACTTCTCCGCTGAGAAGGTGTTCAACTCGCCAGAATACTTAGACATGATGTGGGCGCGGCTCGATTTCCTGCGCCTGGTGCTGGAGAAAGGCTTTGACTTCGTCTTCTCGGTGAGTTCGACAACCTCTCCATCTACGGATCCCACCATTAGCGGCAACTTttag
- the LOC122027448 gene encoding myb-related protein 2-like isoform X1 — protein sequence MCIGLPETKATIDKKMYHQGHNNVVSSREAFPPERHLLLQQWGSIPDESGLVLSTDAKPRLKWRPELHDKFIEAVNQLGGADKATPKAVMRLMGIPGLTLYHLKSHLQKYRLSKNLQPQANMGSTKNVVGCYSMLVLNSPEKSISIVFYYDFFDKEYELLVSIEDITPFYELEPISTNCLVAYMWSGNSRGLSFFDARSELC from the exons ATGTGCATAGGATTACCTGAAACAAAGGCAACAATAGATAAg AAGATGTATCATCAAGGCCACAACAACGTCGTTTCTTCTAGGGAAGCATTTCCTCCAGAGAGGCATTTGTTATTGCAACAATGGGGGAGCATTCCAGACGAATCGGGACTAGTGCTATCAACTGATGCAAAGCCAAGGTTGAAGTGGAGACCTGAACTCCATGATAAATTCATAGAAGCAGTTAATCAACTTGGCGGAGCAGACA AGGCAACACCAAAAGCAGTCATGAGACTCATGGGCATTCCTGGACTGACACTGTATCACCTAAAAAGCCATCTTCAG AAGTACAGACTTAGCAAAAATCTTCAACCTCAAGCAAACATGGGAAGTACTAAGAATG TTGTAGGTTGTTACTCTATGCTTGTTTTGAACAGCCCCGAAAAAAGTATATCAATTGTTTTTTATTATGATTTCTTTGACAAAGAGTACGAACTGCTAGTGAGCATTGAAGACATCACACCTTTTTATGAGTTGGAGCCAATATCTACTAATTGTCTGGTTGCTTACATGTG GTCGGGCAATTCTcgaggcttgagtttttttgatgcaagaagtgaactttgttag